One stretch of Streptomyces sp. NBC_01363 DNA includes these proteins:
- a CDS encoding DoxX family protein, whose amino-acid sequence MQTRLNQAQPYALGLFRIVIGLFFACHGAASLFGVLGGAMNGDSIPAGTWPGWYAAVIQFIGGILVMLGLGTRVAALICSGSMAYAYFKVHQPEALFPLQNGGEPSAVFCWAFLLLVFTGPGALALDRLFSRGGTEREKERESEQAPPVTV is encoded by the coding sequence ATGCAGACACGCTTGAACCAGGCTCAGCCCTACGCACTCGGCCTCTTCCGGATCGTCATAGGCCTGTTCTTCGCCTGCCACGGCGCCGCCTCGCTCTTCGGCGTCCTCGGCGGCGCCATGAACGGCGACTCCATACCCGCCGGCACCTGGCCCGGCTGGTACGCGGCGGTCATCCAGTTCATCGGCGGCATCCTCGTGATGCTCGGGCTCGGCACCCGTGTCGCCGCCCTGATCTGCTCCGGCTCCATGGCGTACGCGTACTTCAAGGTCCACCAGCCCGAGGCGCTGTTCCCGCTGCAGAACGGCGGCGAGCCCTCGGCCGTCTTCTGCTGGGCGTTCCTCCTGCTGGTCTTCACCGGCCCCGGCGCACTGGCCCTGGACCGGCTGTTCAGCCGGGGCGGCACGGAGCGCGAAAAGGAGCGCGAGTCCGAGCAGGCACCGCCCGTCACGGTCTGA
- a CDS encoding HNH endonuclease family protein: MSGVYARRIAVVAASAAFAATTGLLTAPTAQAAMPTPVSASTARTYLGELTVSAEGSSTGYSRDKFPHWITQSGSCNTREVVLERDGTNVQQDSSCAAVSGSWYSEYDGATWTAASDLDIDHMVPLAEAWRSGASSWTTAQRQAYANDLTRPQLIAVTDNVNQAKGDKDPAKWMPSRTAYKCTYARAWVHVKHYYDLTVDPAEKSALQSILNDC; encoded by the coding sequence ATGTCTGGTGTCTACGCGCGTCGCATCGCCGTCGTCGCCGCATCCGCCGCTTTCGCCGCAACCACCGGCCTGCTCACCGCACCCACCGCCCAGGCGGCCATGCCCACCCCGGTCTCCGCTTCGACCGCCCGCACCTACCTGGGCGAGCTGACCGTCTCCGCGGAGGGCTCGTCGACCGGCTACAGCCGCGACAAGTTCCCGCACTGGATCACCCAGTCGGGCTCCTGCAACACCCGTGAGGTCGTGCTGGAGCGTGACGGCACGAACGTGCAGCAGGACTCCAGCTGCGCCGCGGTCAGCGGCAGTTGGTACTCGGAGTACGACGGCGCCACCTGGACCGCCGCTTCCGACCTGGACATCGACCACATGGTCCCGCTCGCCGAGGCCTGGCGGTCGGGCGCCAGCAGCTGGACGACCGCCCAGCGGCAGGCGTACGCCAACGACCTGACGCGCCCGCAGCTCATCGCGGTCACGGACAACGTCAACCAGGCCAAGGGCGACAAGGACCCGGCCAAGTGGATGCCCTCGCGCACCGCGTACAAGTGCACGTACGCCCGCGCCTGGGTGCACGTGAAGCACTACTACGACCTGACGGTCGACCCGGCCGAGAAGAGCGCCCTGCAGTCCATCCTGAACGACTGCTGA
- a CDS encoding ABC transporter permease, translating into MLLPVNITLGVVLAVLLAAAAGVAALASLGRSREILLAGLRAAVQLAAVSLLIGWVVHSLPPLLGFVALMYAVAVRTAGRRITRNRTWWWAALSIGVGVAPVIALLLLTGLVPVRGIALIPVAGILIGGALTATVLGGRRALDELTTRRGEVEAGMALGLLDRDARMEIARPAASDALLPGLDQTRTVGLVTLPGAFVGMLLGGASPVQAGAVQLFVLVALMAVQAVAVTAVLELVARGRLHRD; encoded by the coding sequence GTGCTGCTACCGGTCAACATCACGCTCGGAGTCGTTCTCGCCGTGCTGCTCGCGGCGGCGGCCGGGGTCGCCGCTCTGGCCTCGCTCGGCCGGTCGCGCGAGATTCTGCTGGCCGGGCTGCGGGCCGCGGTCCAACTCGCCGCGGTTTCCCTGCTCATCGGCTGGGTGGTCCATTCGCTGCCGCCGCTGCTCGGGTTCGTGGCGCTGATGTACGCCGTGGCGGTACGGACCGCGGGTCGCCGGATCACCCGCAATCGCACCTGGTGGTGGGCGGCCCTGTCGATCGGGGTGGGGGTCGCGCCGGTGATCGCCCTGCTGCTGCTCACCGGACTCGTCCCGGTCCGGGGCATCGCGCTGATCCCGGTGGCCGGCATCCTCATCGGAGGTGCGCTGACCGCGACGGTGCTCGGCGGGAGACGGGCGCTGGACGAGCTGACGACCCGGCGCGGGGAGGTGGAGGCGGGCATGGCGCTCGGGCTGCTCGACCGTGACGCGCGGATGGAGATCGCCCGGCCCGCGGCGTCGGACGCGCTGCTGCCGGGGCTCGATCAGACCCGGACGGTGGGGCTCGTGACCCTGCCGGGTGCCTTTGTGGGCATGCTGCTGGGCGGCGCCTCACCGGTGCAGGCGGGTGCCGTGCAGTTGTTCGTACTGGTAGCCCTGATGGCCGTGCAGGCGGTGGCTGTCACGGCGGTGCTCGAACTGGTGGCGCGGGGCCGGCTGCACCGGGACTGA
- a CDS encoding HAD-IA family hydrolase, whose amino-acid sequence MPATVLTARALLLDMDGTLVNSDAVVERCWRRWALREGLDPEAALKVVHGRQGYATMAALLPDRPMEQNYADNRVMLAEETADTDGVVPIGGAPAFMDAITALPHALVTSADEALARTRMTASGLRMPEVRVTAESVGASKPDPEGFLKGAAALGFAPADCVVFEDSEAGIAAGRAAGMRVVGVGPRAGALSPDAHVDDLTQVRVEAAPDGSIRLHISAR is encoded by the coding sequence ATGCCGGCCACCGTCCTCACCGCCCGCGCCCTCCTTCTGGACATGGACGGCACCCTGGTGAATTCCGACGCCGTCGTGGAACGCTGCTGGCGGCGCTGGGCACTGCGCGAGGGACTGGACCCGGAGGCCGCGCTCAAGGTGGTCCACGGGCGGCAGGGGTACGCCACCATGGCGGCGCTCCTCCCGGACCGCCCGATGGAGCAGAACTACGCGGACAACCGGGTCATGCTCGCGGAGGAGACCGCCGACACCGACGGCGTCGTACCGATCGGCGGCGCGCCCGCCTTCATGGACGCGATCACCGCGCTGCCGCACGCCCTGGTCACCTCGGCCGACGAGGCACTGGCCCGGACCCGGATGACCGCTTCGGGCCTGCGGATGCCGGAGGTCCGCGTCACCGCCGAGAGCGTCGGCGCCAGCAAGCCGGACCCCGAGGGCTTCCTCAAGGGCGCGGCCGCGCTGGGCTTCGCCCCGGCGGACTGCGTCGTCTTCGAGGACTCGGAGGCGGGCATCGCGGCGGGCCGGGCGGCGGGCATGCGGGTCGTGGGCGTCGGCCCGCGCGCCGGAGCGCTCTCCCCCGACGCGCACGTCGACGACCTGACGCAGGTCCGGGTGGAAGCGGCACCCGACGGCTCGATCCGGCTGCACATCAGCGCGCGATAA